One Oscillospiraceae bacterium genomic region harbors:
- a CDS encoding SpoIID/LytB domain-containing protein — protein sequence MVNTELRILRVFGPTAAEVSAVLRQARADGCPGLRLLERDGEFAVCVQVSAPNRAMAEQYCEKWVQRLRAKFGDDVFATGETSLAQATLDTLLEKRKLLVAADETTGRLVGALLQPLPHSEAVFDFGTESYADPEKQKQITVPSQLLKKFPGDVVQAAAGRALAAMQAAGADFAAVYMPATVGQCPFVLICDNHGAAACALPPDLNDATIGNQILDLLRRRVLGLRLTDSCIIFRPGRERPLLIVSEAGRERGNTVRFSLRRRTPPTTEPDRTADFEPMLDFDTAEPVAPPQPEPPAPAAETAVGATRHLNVGRTHTAPPTVSEPTGTIRFESELDEENEAAPAAAANTTDPLDIRTAGPEAARTARSLRVNRRAPAPEVDGEPFAAPEAELPSTSGHTIRRSPAPSILDDDVPDFSAELDPEALAAAQAADEADAAAGRATSAEDFTKAASRLFDDNDSDDTDTAPPPRRRHGDKPGAENSIRSHSLAMIEKSEKRRRRMVITVLVVLTLVIVGGAVALWWFFSNDLGARPAAKSYGTALYDNTAESYLTKGTEKLPGVVGYLGFPGMEGRFVYAADTATAENADGETAQTRFATASALNSTAPGNTVLASTDALLTPLTTEEGIKANSGFTLYLPGHAYRFKVLAVYYYDPAEQGDGAFDLYGSTDLSSYYDYLRFVAGIQARSLWDTEVEVGDASRFLTLTAPSEDAGVRLCVTGRLIEDGEAEVLNASAITAADDPLLTAVQYQSKNQPMPTVSALLGASIDRYAKQSAATAANRGSSQTASDSADTSTDLSQAASEMQQRTDALIASADKLMAGLTDVAGSANATETDLNKGAEGTLPEQTVTVDQIANANPTPAPADSTADGSDSTENGGTTPDTPDNSGDNNTNNGGTSTEGETINVTMNGTAQTMDLVRCLAMVAQNELGSSAPAEAYKAQCVATHCWILSQSGYPSVLGAEPGAAALAAAQEVAHVLVTYNGQVCFTPYFASASTGTASAAEVWGNDRAWLQAVDSPYDQQIATNWNTNGNSSGTARFSRQTLQDRIKEVMDIDLSGVDPNSWFTIQSANQYGWVAKIQVGPDASVGTVSGRWFRENLLARQSVDGRSLRSQCFTVSYNADLDCFIFDVYGYGHGCGMSQWGAIGYARNGWSYRDILTHYFVGTTLTTY from the coding sequence ATGGTAAACACAGAACTGAGAATTTTGCGCGTCTTCGGCCCCACGGCGGCGGAAGTTTCGGCGGTGCTGCGTCAGGCACGGGCCGATGGCTGCCCCGGCCTGCGCCTGCTGGAACGGGACGGCGAGTTTGCCGTCTGCGTGCAGGTCAGTGCGCCCAACCGCGCCATGGCCGAGCAGTACTGCGAAAAATGGGTGCAGCGCCTGCGCGCCAAATTTGGCGATGATGTGTTTGCCACTGGCGAGACCAGCCTGGCCCAGGCCACGCTGGACACCCTGCTGGAAAAGCGCAAGCTGCTGGTGGCGGCGGATGAAACTACGGGCCGTTTGGTTGGTGCGCTGCTGCAGCCGCTGCCCCACAGCGAAGCTGTGTTTGACTTTGGCACCGAAAGCTACGCTGACCCCGAAAAGCAAAAGCAGATCACGGTGCCGTCCCAGCTGTTGAAAAAATTCCCCGGCGATGTGGTGCAGGCCGCCGCAGGCCGCGCCCTGGCCGCCATGCAGGCCGCCGGGGCGGACTTTGCCGCCGTGTACATGCCCGCTACCGTGGGCCAGTGCCCCTTTGTGCTGATCTGCGATAACCACGGTGCTGCCGCCTGCGCGCTGCCGCCGGATCTGAACGATGCCACCATCGGCAACCAAATCTTGGACCTGCTGCGCCGCCGCGTGCTGGGGCTGCGGCTGACCGATTCCTGCATCATCTTCCGCCCTGGGCGGGAGCGGCCGCTGCTGATCGTGTCCGAGGCCGGGCGTGAGCGGGGCAACACGGTGCGGTTCTCGCTGCGCCGCCGCACACCGCCCACCACCGAGCCGGACCGCACGGCAGACTTTGAGCCGATGCTGGACTTTGACACCGCCGAACCGGTGGCCCCGCCTCAACCCGAGCCGCCTGCCCCGGCAGCAGAAACCGCTGTGGGCGCCACCCGCCACCTGAATGTGGGCCGCACCCACACCGCACCCCCGACAGTGTCCGAACCCACCGGTACCATCCGGTTTGAATCGGAGCTGGACGAGGAAAACGAGGCAGCCCCCGCCGCGGCTGCAAACACTACCGACCCGCTGGACATCCGCACCGCCGGCCCAGAAGCCGCCCGTACCGCCCGCAGTCTGCGGGTGAACCGCCGTGCCCCGGCCCCCGAAGTGGACGGTGAACCGTTTGCCGCCCCCGAAGCCGAGTTGCCCAGCACCAGCGGCCATACCATCCGCCGCAGCCCGGCGCCGTCCATTCTGGACGATGATGTGCCGGATTTCTCGGCAGAGCTTGACCCCGAGGCCCTGGCTGCTGCCCAGGCGGCGGACGAAGCCGATGCCGCCGCAGGCCGCGCCACCAGCGCCGAGGACTTTACCAAAGCCGCCAGCCGCCTGTTTGATGACAACGACAGCGACGACACAGATACGGCCCCGCCGCCGCGCCGCCGCCATGGGGACAAGCCCGGCGCGGAAAACAGCATCCGCAGCCACAGCCTTGCCATGATCGAAAAGAGCGAGAAGCGCCGCCGCCGTATGGTCATCACCGTGCTGGTGGTGCTGACGCTGGTCATCGTGGGCGGCGCAGTGGCGCTGTGGTGGTTCTTTAGCAATGACCTGGGTGCACGCCCCGCTGCCAAGAGCTACGGCACAGCCCTGTACGACAATACTGCCGAGAGCTACTTGACCAAGGGCACCGAGAAGCTGCCCGGCGTGGTAGGCTACCTGGGCTTCCCCGGTATGGAGGGCCGCTTTGTCTACGCGGCTGATACTGCCACTGCCGAAAACGCTGACGGCGAAACTGCCCAGACCCGCTTTGCCACAGCCAGCGCGCTGAACAGCACCGCCCCCGGCAACACGGTGCTGGCCTCCACCGACGCCCTGCTCACCCCGCTTACCACTGAGGAGGGCATCAAGGCCAACAGCGGCTTTACCCTCTACCTGCCGGGCCACGCCTACCGCTTTAAGGTGCTGGCCGTTTACTACTACGACCCCGCCGAGCAGGGCGACGGTGCTTTCGACCTCTACGGCAGCACCGACCTGTCCAGCTATTACGATTACCTCCGCTTCGTGGCGGGCATCCAGGCCCGCAGCCTGTGGGATACCGAGGTGGAAGTGGGGGACGCATCCCGCTTCCTGACCCTGACCGCCCCCAGCGAGGACGCGGGCGTGCGGCTCTGCGTCACCGGCCGCCTCATCGAGGACGGCGAGGCCGAGGTGCTCAACGCATCGGCCATCACGGCGGCGGATGACCCGCTGCTGACTGCCGTGCAGTACCAGAGTAAAAACCAGCCGATGCCCACCGTCAGCGCCCTGCTGGGTGCCAGCATCGACCGCTACGCCAAGCAAAGTGCCGCTACTGCCGCCAACCGCGGCAGCAGCCAGACGGCCAGCGACAGCGCTGACACCAGCACCGACCTGAGCCAGGCCGCCAGCGAGATGCAGCAGCGCACTGACGCGCTGATTGCCAGCGCTGACAAGCTGATGGCAGGCCTGACCGATGTGGCAGGCTCGGCCAACGCCACCGAGACCGACCTGAACAAGGGCGCTGAAGGCACCCTGCCCGAGCAGACTGTGACGGTGGACCAGATCGCCAACGCCAACCCCACGCCCGCCCCGGCGGACAGCACCGCCGACGGCAGCGACAGCACCGAAAACGGTGGTACCACGCCGGATACGCCGGACAACAGCGGCGACAACAACACCAACAATGGAGGCACCAGCACCGAGGGCGAGACCATCAATGTAACGATGAACGGCACCGCCCAGACGATGGACCTGGTGCGCTGCCTGGCCATGGTGGCCCAGAACGAGCTTGGCTCCAGCGCCCCCGCCGAGGCCTACAAGGCCCAATGCGTGGCCACCCATTGCTGGATCTTGAGCCAGTCGGGCTACCCCTCCGTGCTGGGGGCCGAGCCGGGAGCTGCCGCGCTGGCCGCTGCCCAGGAGGTTGCCCACGTGCTGGTGACCTACAACGGTCAGGTCTGCTTTACGCCCTACTTCGCCTCCGCCAGCACCGGCACTGCCTCGGCTGCCGAGGTCTGGGGCAACGACCGCGCCTGGCTGCAGGCCGTGGACAGCCCCTACGACCAGCAGATCGCCACCAACTGGAACACCAACGGCAATTCCAGCGGCACGGCCCGCTTCTCCCGCCAGACCCTGCAGGATCGCATCAAAGAGGTCATGGACATCGACCTTTCCGGCGTGGACCCCAACAGCTGGTTCACCATCCAGTCCGCCAACCAATACGGCTGGGTGGCCAAGATCCAGGTCGGCCCGGATGCCAGCGTGGGCACCGTCAGCGGCCGCTGGTTCCGCGAGAACCTGCTGGCCCGCCAGAGCGTGGACGGCCGCAGCCTGCGCAGCCAGTGCTTCACGGTCAGCTACAACGCCGATCTGGACTGCTTCATCTTTGATGTGTACGGCTACGGCCACGGCTGCGGCATGAGCCAGTGGGGCGCCATCGGCTATGCCCGCAACGGCTGGAGCTACCGCGACATCCTGACCCACTACTTCGTCGGCACAACGTTGACAACCTACTAA
- the mfd gene encoding transcription-repair coupling factor: MVYAALAKETGRFLCIVTPGEAEATRFAGDLNALGIPTAVFPARDYVLRPIEGTAREYEYRRLSVLGDIVGGRLQAVCVPDEGLTQYTTPRAEFCNNTRTLHLGDTVPRTELTALLYNAGYARRAQVDGPGQFSIRGDIVDLYAPDMKLPVRMEFWGDEIDTMHTFDLATQRREDPIEKIYVSPAREVLFGSPAEAAELLRAFIKKFRGKKRTALEACLATELAQLDGGALPVNMDKYLAVRYPQPATLLDYFDDPLLVLEEPASLREAERATTYRRGEEISALLQDGVLAAGLDNLYAENGYLWAQAANRRTICAENFARSMPDIPLKDIVNAPAHTLPAWGGEVTSLLEDLQPLCNGGAAVTVLAGTQRAAAGLAADLRTKGLLVTTDPDAAPGAGLVQVLPGQLSAGCSVPFAKYALFTARAFGISSTQKKKKRNKDALNSLSEIAVGDLVVHQNHGIGRYAGIQRMAVQGVTKDYLRIEYDKKDVLYVPVTQLDLLSRYTAPNDSDNVKLSRLGGSDWAKTRKKVKAATEQMAKELIELYARRKQAKGHAFPPDDTWQGDFEQRFAYDETPDQLACAADIKHDMEEPWPMDRLLCGDVGFGKTEVALRAAFKCVMGGKQCAILAPTTILAWQHFNTAIARMEAFPVRIGLLSRYRSAKEQKETLRGLKDGTVDIVIGTHRLLSNDVKFHDLGLVIIDEEQRFGVKHKEKLKEAFIGVDMLTLSATPIPRTLNMALSGIRDMSTLEQPPFERQPVETYVLEYDEGIVAEAIRKELARGGQVYYLHNRVDTIEECAARVGKMVPGARIGIAHGKMTEEQISSVWQQLLDNEIDILVCTTLIETGVDVRNCNTLIIENADRMGLSQLYQIRGRVGRSSRKAYAYFTFTRDKVLTEVAAKRLSAIREFTSFGSGFRIAMRDLQIRGAGSLLGHSQHGHMESVGYDLYVKMLSQAISAARGETPAPDKSDCLIDITVDAFLPEDYIPDAAGRIEAYKRIAAIETTADADDVIDELIDRYGSPPKSVQGLVDVSLIRVTAARVGIAEIVQRSDQLILYSDIVGPKQLAPLMDQYPHRVLYNALGRPYFSLRVQKGENPLVLLRDIVTLLPGAQGEKEK, from the coding sequence ATGGTCTACGCCGCGCTGGCGAAGGAGACCGGGCGCTTTCTCTGCATCGTGACCCCCGGTGAGGCTGAGGCCACTCGCTTTGCCGGGGACCTGAACGCCCTGGGCATCCCCACCGCCGTTTTCCCTGCCCGAGATTACGTGCTGCGCCCCATTGAAGGCACGGCCCGCGAGTATGAGTACCGCCGCCTGAGCGTGCTGGGCGACATCGTGGGTGGGCGGCTGCAGGCCGTCTGTGTGCCGGACGAGGGGCTGACCCAGTATACCACGCCCCGCGCCGAGTTTTGTAACAACACCCGCACCCTGCACCTAGGCGACACCGTGCCCCGCACCGAGCTGACCGCGTTGTTGTACAACGCCGGGTACGCCCGCCGCGCCCAGGTGGACGGGCCGGGCCAGTTCTCCATCCGCGGCGACATTGTAGACCTGTACGCCCCGGATATGAAGCTGCCCGTGCGTATGGAATTTTGGGGCGACGAGATTGACACGATGCACACCTTCGACCTGGCCACCCAGCGCCGTGAGGACCCCATCGAAAAAATTTACGTCAGCCCCGCGCGGGAGGTGCTGTTTGGTTCCCCTGCCGAAGCTGCCGAGCTGCTGCGGGCCTTCATCAAAAAATTTCGCGGCAAAAAGCGCACTGCCTTAGAGGCCTGCCTGGCCACCGAGCTGGCCCAGCTGGACGGCGGTGCTCTGCCTGTGAATATGGACAAATATCTCGCGGTGCGCTATCCACAGCCCGCCACACTGCTGGATTATTTCGATGATCCGCTGCTGGTGCTGGAGGAACCGGCCTCCTTACGGGAGGCTGAGCGCGCCACCACCTACCGTCGTGGCGAGGAAATTTCTGCCCTTTTGCAGGATGGCGTGCTGGCCGCCGGGCTGGACAATCTGTACGCCGAGAATGGCTACCTCTGGGCACAGGCCGCGAACCGCCGCACGATCTGCGCTGAGAACTTTGCCCGCAGCATGCCGGACATTCCACTGAAGGACATCGTCAACGCGCCCGCCCACACGCTGCCCGCCTGGGGCGGCGAGGTGACCAGCCTTTTGGAGGATCTGCAGCCGCTTTGCAACGGCGGCGCAGCCGTCACCGTATTGGCGGGCACCCAGCGTGCCGCCGCGGGCCTGGCCGCCGACCTGCGCACCAAGGGGCTGCTGGTCACCACGGACCCGGACGCCGCCCCCGGCGCAGGGCTGGTGCAGGTGCTGCCGGGGCAGCTTTCCGCCGGGTGCAGCGTACCCTTTGCCAAGTACGCGCTGTTCACGGCGCGGGCGTTTGGCATCAGCAGCACCCAGAAAAAGAAAAAGCGCAATAAAGACGCGCTGAACAGTTTAAGCGAAATTGCTGTGGGCGACCTGGTGGTACACCAGAACCACGGCATCGGCCGCTATGCGGGCATCCAGCGGATGGCCGTGCAGGGCGTCACCAAGGATTATCTGCGCATCGAGTACGACAAAAAGGACGTGCTCTACGTCCCGGTCACCCAGCTGGACCTGCTGTCCCGCTACACCGCCCCCAACGACAGCGACAACGTGAAACTGTCCCGCCTGGGCGGCAGCGACTGGGCCAAGACCCGCAAAAAGGTCAAGGCCGCCACGGAGCAGATGGCGAAAGAGCTGATCGAACTCTACGCCCGCCGCAAGCAGGCCAAGGGTCACGCTTTCCCGCCCGACGACACCTGGCAGGGGGATTTTGAGCAGCGCTTCGCCTACGATGAGACCCCCGACCAGCTGGCCTGCGCCGCCGACATCAAGCACGATATGGAAGAGCCCTGGCCCATGGACCGGCTGCTGTGCGGCGACGTGGGCTTTGGCAAGACCGAGGTTGCTCTGCGCGCGGCGTTCAAGTGCGTGATGGGCGGCAAGCAGTGCGCCATTCTGGCTCCCACCACCATTTTGGCTTGGCAGCATTTCAATACCGCCATTGCCCGCATGGAGGCATTTCCCGTGCGCATCGGGCTGCTCTCCCGCTATCGCAGTGCCAAGGAGCAGAAAGAGACGCTGCGCGGCCTAAAAGACGGCACAGTAGACATCGTTATCGGCACCCACCGGCTGCTGTCCAACGATGTAAAGTTCCATGATCTGGGGCTGGTCATCATCGACGAGGAGCAGCGCTTCGGCGTCAAGCACAAGGAGAAGCTGAAAGAGGCTTTCATCGGCGTGGATATGCTCACGCTGTCGGCCACGCCCATCCCCCGCACACTGAACATGGCGCTGTCCGGCATCCGGGATATGTCCACACTGGAGCAGCCGCCCTTTGAGCGCCAGCCCGTGGAAACCTACGTGCTGGAGTACGACGAGGGCATCGTGGCCGAGGCCATCCGCAAGGAACTGGCCCGCGGCGGGCAGGTCTACTACCTGCACAACCGCGTGGACACTATCGAGGAATGTGCTGCCCGCGTAGGCAAGATGGTGCCGGGCGCACGCATAGGCATCGCCCACGGCAAGATGACCGAGGAGCAGATTTCCTCGGTGTGGCAGCAATTGCTGGACAATGAAATTGACATTTTGGTCTGCACCACGCTGATCGAGACCGGCGTCGACGTGCGCAACTGCAACACGCTTATCATTGAAAATGCCGACCGCATGGGTTTAAGCCAGTTGTACCAGATCCGCGGCCGCGTGGGGCGCTCGTCCCGCAAGGCCTATGCCTACTTTACCTTCACCCGCGACAAGGTGCTGACCGAGGTCGCCGCCAAGCGGCTTTCCGCCATCCGGGAGTTTACCTCCTTCGGCTCCGGCTTCCGCATTGCGATGCGCGACTTGCAGATTCGCGGCGCGGGCAGTCTGCTGGGCCACAGCCAGCACGGGCATATGGAGTCGGTCGGCTACGACCTGTATGTAAAGATGCTGAGCCAGGCCATCTCCGCCGCCCGTGGCGAGACCCCCGCGCCGGACAAGAGCGATTGCCTCATCGACATCACGGTGGACGCTTTCCTGCCTGAGGATTACATCCCCGATGCCGCAGGCCGCATCGAAGCCTACAAGCGCATTGCGGCCATTGAGACCACCGCCGACGCGGATGATGTCATTGATGAACTCATCGACCGTTACGGCAGCCCGCCCAAGAGTGTGCAGGGGCTGGTCGATGTATCGCTGATCCGCGTGACCGCCGCCCGCGTAGGCATTGCCGAGATCGTGCAGCGGAGCGACCAGCTGATTTTGTACTCCGACATCGTGGGCCCAAAGCAGCTGGCCCCACTGATGGACCAGTACCCCCACCGCGTGCTGTATAACGCGCTGGGACGGCCGTATTTCAGCCTGCGGGTGCAAAAAGGTGAGAACCCGCTGGTGCTGCTGCGGGATATTGTAACCCTGCTGCCGGGGGCACAGGGTGAAAAGGAAAAATAA
- the acpP gene encoding acyl carrier protein, whose protein sequence is MDSEVFARIRDYLADQLEVEPEKITPDSDIVNDFGADSLDVIDMITTLSDEFGVEIPDEDIETFHTVGDVVNYLEDRM, encoded by the coding sequence ATGGATTCCGAAGTTTTTGCACGTATTCGTGATTATCTGGCTGACCAGCTGGAAGTTGAACCTGAAAAGATCACCCCGGACAGCGACATTGTCAACGATTTCGGCGCGGACAGCCTGGACGTCATCGATATGATCACCACCCTGTCTGACGAGTTCGGCGTGGAGATCCCCGATGAGGACATCGAGACTTTCCACACCGTCGGCGACGTGGTAAACTATCTCGAGGACAGAATGTAA
- a CDS encoding competence/damage-inducible protein A — MTAEIICVGTELLLGDILNTNAQFLSRELAELGISVLHQHVIGDNPARLRELVTQAKSRSDLLIFSGGLGPTEDDLTKETVAEVFGDTLHFDETEWDKILAFFARTNRRPTENNRKQAMVPTNGRKIINDHGTAPGAWFEDAQGHCAALMPGVPREMKAMWLEQVRPLLLARQNCTIHSHTLRVLGGESAIASKVAPLFESTNPTAAIYCKTGECEIRVTARETTPKAAEAACRERLEEFRRILGDAAYDVDVPALEYTVVRVLREKGLHAATAESCTGGMIAERLTNVPGSSEVFGYGFVTYAEAAKQKLLGVPAETIAQYNVVSGPVAAAMAFGAAKESGAELAVGITGLAGPGGELPDKPVGTVYLAGADARTNTGCLMRLTLGGYRERSVIRARAAMYALDMLRRMALGLPVPDSLAITPDTPADTMDI, encoded by the coding sequence GTGACCGCTGAAATCATCTGCGTTGGCACCGAGCTGCTGCTGGGCGACATTTTAAACACCAATGCGCAGTTTTTAAGCCGCGAACTGGCCGAGCTGGGCATCAGCGTGCTGCACCAGCACGTCATCGGCGATAACCCCGCCCGCCTGCGGGAGCTGGTGACCCAGGCTAAAAGCCGCAGCGACCTGCTCATCTTCTCCGGCGGCTTAGGCCCTACCGAGGACGACCTGACCAAGGAGACAGTGGCCGAGGTCTTTGGCGATACGCTGCATTTTGACGAGACCGAGTGGGACAAAATTCTGGCTTTCTTTGCCCGGACAAATCGCCGCCCCACCGAGAATAACCGCAAGCAGGCCATGGTGCCGACAAACGGCCGCAAGATCATCAACGACCACGGCACCGCCCCCGGCGCCTGGTTTGAGGATGCCCAGGGCCACTGCGCCGCCCTGATGCCCGGCGTGCCCCGGGAGATGAAGGCCATGTGGCTGGAGCAGGTGCGCCCGCTGCTGCTGGCCCGCCAGAACTGCACCATCCACAGCCACACGCTTCGGGTGCTGGGCGGCGAGAGCGCCATCGCCAGCAAGGTGGCCCCGCTGTTTGAAAGCACCAACCCCACTGCCGCCATCTACTGCAAGACCGGCGAGTGTGAAATTCGCGTAACTGCGCGGGAAACAACCCCCAAAGCCGCCGAGGCCGCCTGCCGCGAACGGCTGGAGGAGTTCCGCCGGATTTTGGGCGATGCCGCCTATGATGTGGACGTGCCTGCGCTGGAATACACTGTCGTGCGCGTGCTGCGGGAAAAAGGCCTGCATGCCGCCACGGCTGAAAGCTGCACCGGCGGCATGATCGCCGAGCGGCTGACCAATGTGCCCGGCTCCAGCGAGGTGTTTGGCTACGGCTTTGTCACCTATGCCGAGGCCGCCAAGCAAAAGCTGTTGGGCGTCCCGGCAGAGACGATTGCACAGTACAACGTGGTTTCCGGCCCCGTGGCTGCAGCCATGGCCTTTGGTGCGGCGAAAGAATCCGGCGCGGAGCTGGCCGTGGGTATCACCGGCCTGGCCGGTCCCGGCGGAGAACTGCCCGACAAGCCGGTGGGCACGGTCTACCTGGCTGGCGCCGACGCCCGCACCAACACGGGCTGCCTCATGCGGCTGACCTTGGGCGGCTATCGCGAGCGCAGTGTCATCCGCGCCCGCGCCGCCATGTACGCGTTGGATATGCTGCGCCGCATGGCGCTGGGTCTGCCTGTGCCGGACAGCCTGGCCATCACCCCTGATACCCCGGCAGACACAATGGATATTTGA
- a CDS encoding SH3 domain-containing protein yields the protein MSKLRKQALIRIVICVIMLAATIVFSFLLITGKLDGTSSSASSNADSLPSASDSVEADTPESTEPVESTEPEPTPEPTPEPTPEPTPANFDGLAEQPTTVFAEGEQPSYTTTADASMNLRAGPGTNFDKVTSVPAGTAVTALGTNSDGSWVVVQVGGQYGWLKVEFLNQ from the coding sequence ATGAGCAAACTTCGTAAACAAGCCCTGATCCGCATCGTGATCTGCGTTATCATGCTGGCCGCCACCATCGTGTTTTCCTTTTTGCTGATCACCGGCAAGCTGGACGGCACGTCTTCTTCGGCAAGCTCCAATGCCGACAGCCTGCCCTCCGCAAGCGACAGCGTGGAGGCCGATACTCCCGAATCTACCGAGCCTGTGGAATCTACCGAGCCGGAGCCCACCCCCGAACCGACGCCGGAGCCCACCCCGGAGCCGACCCCGGCCAACTTTGACGGCCTGGCCGAGCAGCCCACCACCGTGTTTGCTGAGGGCGAGCAGCCCAGCTACACCACCACCGCCGATGCCAGCATGAACCTGCGCGCCGGCCCCGGCACCAACTTTGACAAGGTGACCAGCGTACCCGCCGGCACCGCCGTGACCGCCCTGGGCACCAACAGCGACGGCAGCTGGGTGGTCGTGCAGGTAGGCGGCCAGTACGGCTGGCTGAAGGTCGAGTTCCTGAACCAGTAA
- the pth gene encoding aminoacyl-tRNA hydrolase has translation MLGMTSGADWLIAGLGNPEPKYDGTRHNAGFEALDYLAAQWHCDIAKAKWQGLYGTAQVGDHKVVLLKPLTYMNLSGQSIAPAANFYKIPADHVIVLCDDITQEPGHLRIRPHGSAGGHNGLKSIIASLGTENFSRIRIGIGAKPNPQYDLAAWVLGKLPPADRKAMTDRYPDIEDACKLLMDGNLQYAQNKFNH, from the coding sequence ATGTTAGGAATGACCTCCGGGGCGGACTGGCTGATCGCCGGGCTGGGCAACCCTGAACCGAAATATGATGGCACCCGCCACAACGCCGGGTTTGAGGCGCTGGATTATCTGGCTGCGCAGTGGCACTGCGACATTGCCAAAGCCAAGTGGCAGGGCCTGTACGGCACCGCCCAGGTGGGCGACCACAAGGTCGTGCTGCTGAAGCCGCTGACCTATATGAATCTGAGCGGCCAGAGCATTGCCCCCGCCGCCAACTTTTATAAGATCCCCGCCGACCACGTCATCGTACTGTGCGACGACATCACCCAGGAGCCGGGCCACCTGCGTATCCGACCCCACGGCTCGGCGGGCGGCCATAACGGGCTGAAAAGCATCATCGCCAGCCTGGGCACCGAGAATTTCAGCCGCATCCGCATTGGCATCGGCGCCAAGCCAAACCCGCAGTACGACCTGGCCGCCTGGGTGCTGGGCAAGCTGCCCCCCGCGGACCGCAAGGCCATGACCGACCGCTACCCGGACATTGAGGACGCCTGCAAGCTGCTGATGGACGGCAACCTGCAATACGCTCAGAACAAGTTCAACCATTAA
- the proS gene encoding proline--tRNA ligase codes for MANDKKKMVEAITAQEVDFAQWYTDICTKAELVEYSSVKGFVVLRPYGYAIWENIQKNLDSRFKATGHENVAMPVLIPESLLKKEGELVNGFAPEVAWVTAGGSDPLEERLAVRPTSETMFCDHFSHVLHSYRDLPMLYNQWCSVVRWEKSTRPFLRTREFWWQEGHTIHETAEEAKAETEQQLNCYADFAEHDLCIPVLKGRKTDKEKFAGAEATYTIEAMMKDGKALQSGTSHYFGDKFSRAYDVTFTGRDNTLQYPFQTSWGASTRLIGAIIMTHGDDDGLILPPAIAPVQVVIVPVAAHKPGVLDKCRELAAEIGKYARVKLDDSDKQPGWKFAQWEMKGVPVRLEVGPRDIENGQCVLVRRDTREKQFVKFDELATAIPAAMDALAKDLYDRALENREKRTYSATTMDEIKQIAKEHTGFIKTMWCGDLACEEAMKEQAGLSSRCMPFAQEHLSDVCPVCGKPAQKMVVWGVAY; via the coding sequence ATGGCAAACGATAAGAAAAAAATGGTCGAAGCGATCACCGCACAGGAGGTCGACTTTGCCCAGTGGTACACTGACATCTGCACCAAGGCCGAACTGGTCGAGTACTCCAGCGTAAAGGGCTTTGTGGTGCTGCGCCCCTATGGCTACGCCATCTGGGAGAACATCCAGAAGAACCTGGACAGCCGTTTTAAGGCTACCGGCCACGAGAACGTGGCTATGCCCGTGCTGATCCCCGAAAGCCTGCTGAAGAAAGAGGGCGAGCTGGTCAACGGCTTTGCCCCCGAGGTTGCCTGGGTCACCGCCGGCGGCAGCGACCCGCTGGAAGAGCGCCTGGCTGTGCGCCCCACCAGCGAGACCATGTTCTGCGACCATTTCAGCCATGTGCTGCACTCCTACCGCGACCTGCCCATGCTGTACAACCAGTGGTGCAGCGTCGTCCGCTGGGAGAAATCCACCCGTCCGTTCCTGCGCACCCGCGAGTTCTGGTGGCAGGAAGGCCACACCATCCACGAGACCGCCGAGGAAGCCAAGGCCGAGACCGAGCAGCAGCTGAACTGCTACGCCGACTTTGCCGAGCATGACCTGTGCATTCCCGTGCTGAAGGGCCGCAAGACCGACAAGGAGAAGTTTGCCGGCGCCGAGGCCACCTACACCATCGAGGCTATGATGAAGGACGGCAAGGCCCTGCAGAGCGGCACCAGCCACTACTTTGGCGATAAGTTCAGCCGCGCTTACGACGTGACCTTCACCGGCCGCGACAACACCCTGCAGTATCCGTTCCAGACTTCCTGGGGTGCTTCCACCCGCCTGATTGGCGCGATCATCATGACCCACGGCGATGACGACGGCCTGATCCTGCCCCCTGCCATTGCCCCTGTGCAGGTAGTCATCGTGCCTGTTGCCGCCCACAAGCCCGGCGTGCTGGACAAGTGCCGCGAGCTGGCTGCCGAGATCGGCAAGTATGCCCGCGTGAAGCTGGACGACAGCGACAAGCAGCCCGGCTGGAAGTTTGCCCAGTGGGAGATGAAGGGCGTGCCCGTGCGCCTGGAAGTCGGACCCCGCGACATCGAGAACGGCCAGTGCGTGCTGGTCCGCCGTGACACCCGCGAGAAGCAGTTCGTCAAGTTTGACGAGCTGGCCACTGCTATCCCCGCCGCCATGGACGCCCTGGCTAAGGACCTGTACGACCGCGCCCTGGAAAACCGCGAGAAGCGCACCTACAGCGCCACCACCATGGACGAGATCAAACAGATTGCCAAGGAGCATACCGGCTTTATCAAGACGATGTGGTGCGGCGACCTGGCCTGCGAGGAAGCCATGAAGGAGCAGGCTGGTCTGTCCAGCCGCTGCATGCCTTTTGCCCAGGAGCATCTGAGCGACGTTTGCCCCGTCTGCGGCAAGCCCGCCCAGAAGATGGTCGTTTGGGGCGTTGCCTACTAA